In Lycium ferocissimum isolate CSIRO_LF1 chromosome 11, AGI_CSIRO_Lferr_CH_V1, whole genome shotgun sequence, a single genomic region encodes these proteins:
- the LOC132037460 gene encoding uncharacterized protein LOC132037460 isoform X2 encodes MGTEDSNDLPASYNLERGTENNEDGANGEISKTNNDVVSESKEPLQQSDSDMDLESDPGSQVGAELTGTLSQVGVELTETVEIIEEVTPFKSVAHAEDGLLSLQDGTNSSNHKEDQDNVSTQEIVGVKRLSGVKRPRATLDVEQPSVHVVYNSLTRESKKMLEGLLQQWSEWHAKHCSSAHDSREVLESGEETYFPALHVGLEKPSAVTYWVDKQARNDKSEFIPLDGNSIPLYDRGYSFALTATDSSSNVEKGMEMVDSSRCFNCGSYGHALKDCPKPRDNAAVNNARKQHKSRRNQSASSRNPTRYYQDSPRGKYDGLRPGALDPETRKLLGLGELDPPPWINRMREMGYPPGYLEEDEDQPSGITIFADEEKKEETEEGEILDKSFPNPPKSFPNPPRKMSVDFPGVNAPIPEHADERRWEAVPSSSSYSRSHSHNRYNHAKDNVNRGHYHERRWSSRDYEDDGPPGVDPGTSPSLSGYSYRYGAYDSHYSSHSPRDGASMPRSPSFGRSLSDRDRRSPLVNDGNTHHSFHHSYYGSPR; translated from the exons ATGGGAACTGAGGATTCAAATGACCTTCCTGCATCTTATAATCTTGAAAGAGGAactgaaaataatgaagatggtGCAAATGGAGAGATTTCCAAAACCAATAATGACGTTGTCAGTGAAAGTAAGGAACCTTTACAGCAAAGTGACAGTGACATGGATTTGGAGAGTGACCCTGGCTCACAAGTTGGTGCTGAGTTGACTGGAACACTGTCACAAGTTGGCGTTGAGTTGACTGAAACAGTTGAGATAATAGAAGAAGTAACTCCCTTCAAGTCTGTAGCACATGCCGAGGATGGACTTCTAAGTTTGCAAGACGGAACCAATAGTAGCAATCATAAAGAGGATCAAGATAATGTCAGCACTCAGGAGATTGTTGGTGTCAAAC GCTTATCTGGAGTTAAGAGACCTCGAGCAACTCTTGATGTTGAGCAACCGTCAGTGCATGTCGTTTATAATTCTTTAACAAG AGAGAGCAAAAAGATGCTTGAGGGGCTGCTACAACAATGGTCAGAGTGGCATGCCAAACATTGCTCTTCAGCACAT GATTCAAGAGAAGTGTTAGAATCTGGCGAGGAGACGTACTTCCCTGCTCTTCATGTTGGTTTGGAGAAACCTTCTGCAGTG ACATATTGGGTGGACAAACAAGCAAGGAACGACAAAAGCGAGTTTATTCCATTGGATGGAAACTCTATCCCTCTTTATGATCGTGGATACTCATTTGCTTTGACTGCAACAGATAGTTCAAGCAACGTGGAAAA AGGAATGGAAATGGTTGATAGTTCCCGATGTTTCAATTGTGGTTCCTATGGCCACGCATTGAAAGACTGCCCTAAGCCTCGTGATAATGCAGCTGTTAATAATGCCCGTAAACAACATAAGTCCAGAAGGAATCAAAGTGCCAGTTCCCGCAATCCAACTCGATATTATCAAGATTCTCCGAGGGGAAAGTATGACGGTTTAAGACCAGGTGCCCTGGATCCTGAAACACGAAAGCTTTTGGGCCTTGGG GAGCTTGATCCGCCTCCCTGGATTAATAGAATGAGGGAAATGGGATATCCACCAGGATATTTGG AAGAAGACGAGGATCAACCCTCTGGAATCACAATATTTGCTGATGaggaaaagaaggaagaaacaGAGGAAGGGGAAATACTTGATAAAAGCTTCCCAAATCCACCTAAAAGCTTTCCGAATCCGCCTAGGAAGATGAGTGTTGATTTTCCAGGTGTAAATGCCCCAATACCTGAACATGCTGATGAAAGACGTTGGGAAGCTGTGCCTTCGAGTTCGAGTTATTCGAGAAGTCATTCACACAACCGTTataaccatgcaaaagacaatgTCAACAGAGGGCATTATCATGAACGGCGTTGGTCTTCTAGGGATTATGAAGATGATGGACCTCCTGGTGTTGATCCTGGAACTAGCCCCTCGTTGTCAGGCTATTCTTATAGATACGGGGCTTATGACTCccattattcatctcatagccCAAGGGACGGTGCTTCAATGCCAAGAAGCCCTAGTTTCGGAAGATCCTTATCAGATAGAGATAGGAGAAGTCCACTTGTCAATGATGGTAACACCCACCACAGTTTCCACCACAGTTACTATGGTTCCCCTAGATAA
- the LOC132037460 gene encoding uncharacterized protein LOC132037460 isoform X1 — MGTEDSNDLPASYNLERGTENNEDGANGEISKTNNDVVSESKEPLQQSDSDMDLESDPGSQVGAELTGTLSQVGVELTETVEIIEEVTPFKSVAHAEDGLLSLQDGTNSSNHKEDQDNVSTQEIVGVKPGLSGVKRPRATLDVEQPSVHVVYNSLTRESKKMLEGLLQQWSEWHAKHCSSAHDSREVLESGEETYFPALHVGLEKPSAVTYWVDKQARNDKSEFIPLDGNSIPLYDRGYSFALTATDSSSNVEKGMEMVDSSRCFNCGSYGHALKDCPKPRDNAAVNNARKQHKSRRNQSASSRNPTRYYQDSPRGKYDGLRPGALDPETRKLLGLGELDPPPWINRMREMGYPPGYLEEDEDQPSGITIFADEEKKEETEEGEILDKSFPNPPKSFPNPPRKMSVDFPGVNAPIPEHADERRWEAVPSSSSYSRSHSHNRYNHAKDNVNRGHYHERRWSSRDYEDDGPPGVDPGTSPSLSGYSYRYGAYDSHYSSHSPRDGASMPRSPSFGRSLSDRDRRSPLVNDGNTHHSFHHSYYGSPR; from the exons ATGGGAACTGAGGATTCAAATGACCTTCCTGCATCTTATAATCTTGAAAGAGGAactgaaaataatgaagatggtGCAAATGGAGAGATTTCCAAAACCAATAATGACGTTGTCAGTGAAAGTAAGGAACCTTTACAGCAAAGTGACAGTGACATGGATTTGGAGAGTGACCCTGGCTCACAAGTTGGTGCTGAGTTGACTGGAACACTGTCACAAGTTGGCGTTGAGTTGACTGAAACAGTTGAGATAATAGAAGAAGTAACTCCCTTCAAGTCTGTAGCACATGCCGAGGATGGACTTCTAAGTTTGCAAGACGGAACCAATAGTAGCAATCATAAAGAGGATCAAGATAATGTCAGCACTCAGGAGATTGTTGGTGTCAAAC CAGGCTTATCTGGAGTTAAGAGACCTCGAGCAACTCTTGATGTTGAGCAACCGTCAGTGCATGTCGTTTATAATTCTTTAACAAG AGAGAGCAAAAAGATGCTTGAGGGGCTGCTACAACAATGGTCAGAGTGGCATGCCAAACATTGCTCTTCAGCACAT GATTCAAGAGAAGTGTTAGAATCTGGCGAGGAGACGTACTTCCCTGCTCTTCATGTTGGTTTGGAGAAACCTTCTGCAGTG ACATATTGGGTGGACAAACAAGCAAGGAACGACAAAAGCGAGTTTATTCCATTGGATGGAAACTCTATCCCTCTTTATGATCGTGGATACTCATTTGCTTTGACTGCAACAGATAGTTCAAGCAACGTGGAAAA AGGAATGGAAATGGTTGATAGTTCCCGATGTTTCAATTGTGGTTCCTATGGCCACGCATTGAAAGACTGCCCTAAGCCTCGTGATAATGCAGCTGTTAATAATGCCCGTAAACAACATAAGTCCAGAAGGAATCAAAGTGCCAGTTCCCGCAATCCAACTCGATATTATCAAGATTCTCCGAGGGGAAAGTATGACGGTTTAAGACCAGGTGCCCTGGATCCTGAAACACGAAAGCTTTTGGGCCTTGGG GAGCTTGATCCGCCTCCCTGGATTAATAGAATGAGGGAAATGGGATATCCACCAGGATATTTGG AAGAAGACGAGGATCAACCCTCTGGAATCACAATATTTGCTGATGaggaaaagaaggaagaaacaGAGGAAGGGGAAATACTTGATAAAAGCTTCCCAAATCCACCTAAAAGCTTTCCGAATCCGCCTAGGAAGATGAGTGTTGATTTTCCAGGTGTAAATGCCCCAATACCTGAACATGCTGATGAAAGACGTTGGGAAGCTGTGCCTTCGAGTTCGAGTTATTCGAGAAGTCATTCACACAACCGTTataaccatgcaaaagacaatgTCAACAGAGGGCATTATCATGAACGGCGTTGGTCTTCTAGGGATTATGAAGATGATGGACCTCCTGGTGTTGATCCTGGAACTAGCCCCTCGTTGTCAGGCTATTCTTATAGATACGGGGCTTATGACTCccattattcatctcatagccCAAGGGACGGTGCTTCAATGCCAAGAAGCCCTAGTTTCGGAAGATCCTTATCAGATAGAGATAGGAGAAGTCCACTTGTCAATGATGGTAACACCCACCACAGTTTCCACCACAGTTACTATGGTTCCCCTAGATAA